The following coding sequences are from one Bacteroidota bacterium window:
- a CDS encoding RnfABCDGE type electron transport complex subunit D: protein MSKLITISPSPHNYGDDSVRKIMYGVIIAMLPAFAVSLVYFGLGALKVTLIAIASAVIFEWLIQKYLLKVKPTINDGSAIITGMLLAFNVPSNLPIWIIIIGSFVAIAIGKMTFGGLGSNPFNPALVGRVFLLISFPVEMTSWPKAVISRMQIVDAETGATPLAIIKEAVRNETPISEIADQIPTYLDMFLGNLGGSLGEVSAIAILIGFGYMLVKKIITWHIPIVMLGTIFVFTGILWLVNPEANADPVFHLLTGGALLGAVFMATDMVTSPMSVKGMVIFALGIGILTVLIRVFGAYPEGVSFAILIMNAFVPLINTYVKPKRFGETKK, encoded by the coding sequence ATGAGCAAATTAATCACAATATCTCCATCTCCGCATAACTATGGAGACGATTCAGTAAGAAAAATAATGTATGGAGTAATTATTGCAATGCTTCCGGCTTTTGCAGTTTCATTGGTTTACTTCGGACTTGGTGCACTAAAAGTTACATTAATTGCAATAGCTTCAGCAGTGATTTTCGAATGGCTAATTCAGAAATATTTATTGAAAGTAAAACCAACAATTAACGATGGATCTGCTATTATTACCGGCATGTTGCTGGCATTCAACGTTCCGAGTAATCTGCCAATTTGGATAATTATTATTGGAAGTTTCGTGGCAATCGCAATTGGAAAAATGACTTTTGGAGGTTTAGGAAGCAATCCATTCAATCCTGCATTGGTTGGAAGGGTTTTTCTATTAATCTCCTTTCCGGTTGAAATGACCTCATGGCCCAAAGCTGTAATTTCACGAATGCAAATTGTTGATGCTGAAACCGGTGCAACTCCTCTTGCAATAATAAAAGAAGCTGTACGAAACGAAACACCAATTAGTGAAATTGCCGATCAAATTCCTACATATTTAGATATGTTTCTTGGAAATCTTGGAGGCTCGCTCGGAGAAGTTTCTGCTATAGCAATCTTGATAGGATTTGGTTATATGCTTGTAAAAAAGATAATTACTTGGCATATCCCAATCGTTATGTTAGGGACAATTTTTGTCTTTACAGGAATTTTATGGTTAGTAAATCCTGAAGCAAATGCAGATCCTGTATTTCACCTGCTTACCGGTGGTGCATTATTAGGAGCTGTTTTTATGGCTACAGATATGGTTACTTCGCCAATGTCGGTAAAAGGGATGGTAATTTTTGCACTCGGGATTGGAATACTTACTGTTCTGATAAGAGTTTTTGGAGCATATCCCGAAGGAGTTTCATTTGCAATTTTAATAATGAACGCCTTTGTTCCGCTTATTAACACATATGTCAAACCAAAGAGATTTGGAGAAACGAAAAAATGA
- a CDS encoding four helix bundle protein, giving the protein MTEIELKYRTKKFAHDCVKIALTFAKSNLGYHIQGQSNRCSTSVAANYRASCVAQSKKSFSAKLGIVIEEIDESNFWLEFAKDEKLLTDIKFVNELIQESKEITSIFISSRKTAQKNLTYNNEFNKKESIKN; this is encoded by the coding sequence TTGACAGAGATAGAATTAAAATATAGAACAAAAAAGTTTGCACATGATTGTGTAAAAATTGCTTTAACTTTTGCAAAAAGCAATTTAGGATATCACATTCAAGGGCAATCGAATAGATGTTCTACTTCTGTTGCAGCAAATTATCGGGCAAGTTGTGTTGCTCAGTCAAAAAAGAGTTTTAGTGCAAAATTAGGAATAGTAATTGAAGAAATTGACGAGTCAAATTTTTGGTTAGAATTTGCAAAAGATGAAAAATTGTTAACTGATATTAAATTCGTTAATGAATTAATACAAGAATCAAAAGAAATAACTTCAATATTTATTTCTTCAAGAAAAACAGCACAAAAAAATTTAACTTATAATAATGAATTCAACAAAAAAGAATCAATAAAAAATTAA
- a CDS encoding RnfABCDGE type electron transport complex subunit G, which translates to MASKKESTFVNMVLTLFLVALVASTALGFVYELTKAPIAAAKLKRKLEAINTVVPGFTNDPNAEMYKIPIAEGDSLEFYPAKKDGELIGTAIKTYTKKGFSGLIQLMVGFSPEGEIINISVLDHKETPGLGDKMQKDKSEWSNQFNGKNPANDNLVVTKDGGLIDAITASTISSRAYCDAVQRAYDIYMKNK; encoded by the coding sequence ATGGCAAGTAAAAAAGAATCGACATTTGTAAACATGGTATTAACCTTGTTTCTTGTAGCCCTCGTAGCTTCAACTGCCCTCGGATTTGTTTATGAATTAACAAAAGCGCCCATAGCTGCTGCAAAACTTAAGCGAAAGCTTGAAGCCATAAATACAGTAGTTCCCGGTTTCACCAACGATCCAAATGCCGAAATGTATAAAATTCCAATTGCAGAAGGCGATAGTCTCGAATTTTATCCAGCAAAAAAAGATGGAGAATTGATTGGAACAGCAATCAAAACATATACTAAAAAAGGATTTTCCGGTTTAATTCAATTGATGGTTGGTTTTTCTCCTGAAGGTGAAATAATAAACATTTCTGTTTTGGACCACAAAGAAACTCCTGGTTTAGGAGATAAAATGCAGAAAGATAAATCGGAATGGAGCAATCAATTTAATGGAAAAAATCCAGCAAACGACAATCTCGTAGTTACCAAAGATGGCGGACTTATTGATGCAATCACTGCTTCAACAATAAGTTCGAGAGCATATTGCGATGCTGTGCAAAGAGCCTACGACATTTATATGAAAAACAAATAA
- a CDS encoding electron transport complex subunit E — translation MSQWKNFSKGIFKENAVFVLFLGLCPTLGVTTSALNGLGMGLATTFVLLGSNMVVALIKNFIPDKVRIPSFIVIIASFVTIVELTMQAYLPDLFKQLGLFIPLIVVNCLVLGRAEAFASKNTFLSSFVDGLGMGIGFSLALTVLGGVREILGSGQIFGLDLYEGGMIAFVLSPGAFIVLGYLIVLNNKLINKKS, via the coding sequence ATGAGCCAGTGGAAAAATTTCTCGAAAGGTATTTTTAAAGAAAATGCGGTTTTTGTATTATTTCTCGGACTTTGTCCTACGCTTGGTGTTACTACAAGTGCATTGAATGGATTAGGAATGGGACTTGCCACAACATTTGTACTTCTCGGTTCGAATATGGTTGTAGCTTTAATCAAAAATTTTATTCCTGACAAAGTGCGAATACCATCATTCATTGTAATTATCGCCTCATTTGTTACTATTGTAGAACTTACAATGCAGGCATATTTACCCGATTTGTTCAAGCAATTAGGTTTATTTATTCCTCTTATCGTGGTGAATTGTTTGGTTCTCGGTAGAGCTGAAGCATTTGCTTCGAAAAATACGTTTTTATCCTCCTTTGTTGATGGTCTTGGAATGGGGATTGGTTTTTCGCTTGCACTTACTGTACTTGGAGGAGTTAGAGAGATTCTCGGAAGTGGTCAAATATTCGGATTAGACCTTTATGAAGGCGGAATGATAGCTTTCGTGCTATCACCGGGTGCTTTCATCGTGTTGGGATACCTTATTGTACTTAACAACAAATTAATCAACAAAAAATCTTAA
- a CDS encoding RnfABCDGE type electron transport complex subunit A gives MEYIIIIISAIFVNNILLAKFLGVCPFIGVSNKVETSIGMTGAVTFVMVIATIVTYLIQKYVLEAFGIQFMRTITFIIIIASLVQMVEIMLKKISPPLYQALGIFLPLITTNCAVLGVAIMVTDGQIPGVEGTITLLHSVVFAIANAVGFGLALIVFAGLREHVELTNVPKAMKGVPIAFIIAGLLAMAFMGFTGIV, from the coding sequence ATGGAATATATCATTATCATTATATCAGCAATTTTTGTAAACAATATTCTTCTTGCAAAATTTCTTGGAGTTTGTCCATTTATTGGAGTATCAAACAAAGTAGAAACATCTATTGGTATGACCGGTGCAGTTACTTTTGTTATGGTAATTGCTACAATTGTAACATATCTTATTCAGAAATATGTGCTTGAGGCTTTTGGAATACAATTTATGCGAACTATTACTTTTATCATTATTATTGCATCATTAGTTCAGATGGTCGAGATAATGTTGAAGAAAATAAGTCCTCCACTTTATCAAGCACTCGGAATATTTCTTCCGCTTATAACTACCAATTGTGCTGTTCTTGGAGTTGCTATTATGGTAACTGATGGACAAATTCCAGGGGTTGAAGGAACAATTACACTTTTACATAGTGTAGTTTTCGCAATTGCTAATGCGGTTGGCTTTGGTTTAGCACTTATTGTTTTTGCAGGCTTACGTGAGCATGTAGAGCTTACGAATGTTCCAAAAGCCATGAAAGGCGTTCCAATTGCATTTATAATTGCCGGATTACTTGCAATGGCGTTTATGGGTTTTACTGGAATTGTATAG